Proteins encoded within one genomic window of Solibaculum mannosilyticum:
- the rpmI gene encoding 50S ribosomal protein L35 encodes MPKMKTHSGAKKRFKLSKNGKVIRAHANKSHILTKKNTKRKRNLRKTSVADVTNVKAVKRLIPYK; translated from the coding sequence ATGCCTAAGATGAAGACTCACAGCGGCGCCAAAAAGCGCTTCAAACTTTCCAAAAACGGCAAGGTCATCCGTGCCCATGCCAACAAATCCCACATCCTCACCAAGAAGAATACCAAGCGTAAACGCAACCTGCGTAAGACTTCTGTGGCCGACGTTACCAATGTCAAGGCCGTCAAGAGACTCATCCCTTATAAATAA
- the rplT gene encoding 50S ribosomal protein L20: MARIKGAMMTRKRRKKTLKLAKGYFGAKSKLFRTAKQAVMKSGQYAYIGRRHKKRDFRRLWITRISAACRMNDMNYSTFMNGLKKAGISLNRKMLAEIAVSDEAGFKALVEKAKAALAA, encoded by the coding sequence ATGGCTCGTATTAAAGGCGCAATGATGACGCGCAAAAGAAGAAAAAAGACTCTGAAACTGGCCAAAGGTTATTTTGGCGCAAAGTCCAAGCTGTTTAGAACTGCCAAACAGGCCGTGATGAAATCCGGTCAGTATGCATACATCGGCCGCCGCCACAAGAAACGCGATTTCCGTCGCCTGTGGATCACCCGTATTTCGGCTGCTTGCCGCATGAATGATATGAATTATTCCACCTTTATGAATGGCCTGAAGAAGGCTGGCATCTCCCTTAACCGCAAGATGCTGGCTGAGATCGCTGTCTCTGATGAGGCCGGTTTTAAGGCTCTGGTGGAAAAAGCCAAGGCTGCTTTGGCTGCCTAA
- the infC gene encoding translation initiation factor IF-3 yields the protein MQINEQIRDREVRVIGADGGQIGIMSARDAQRIAYEKNLDLVKISPTANPPVCRIMDYGKYRFEQAKREKEARKNQHIVEIKEVRLSLNIDTHDFNTKVNHAMRFLQEGNKVKVSIRFRGREMGHPEIGTEIMQRFAEAVSECGGVEKQPKLEGRHMIMFVSAKTQKPAKKEKEAGPR from the coding sequence ATGCAAATCAACGAACAGATCCGCGATAGGGAAGTCCGTGTCATCGGAGCGGACGGCGGTCAGATTGGCATCATGTCTGCACGTGATGCACAGAGAATTGCTTATGAGAAAAATCTCGATCTGGTAAAAATTTCGCCCACGGCCAATCCGCCTGTATGCCGCATCATGGATTACGGCAAGTACCGCTTTGAGCAGGCCAAGCGCGAGAAGGAAGCCAGAAAAAATCAACACATCGTCGAAATCAAAGAGGTTCGTCTTTCCCTGAACATCGATACGCATGACTTCAATACCAAGGTGAACCATGCCATGCGCTTTTTGCAAGAGGGCAATAAGGTAAAGGTTTCCATCCGTTTTCGTGGACGTGAAATGGGCCATCCCGAGATTGGCACCGAGATCATGCAGCGGTTTGCCGAAGCAGTCAGCGAGTGCGGCGGGGTTGAGAAACAGCCCAAACTGGAGGGCCGTCATATGATTATGTTCGTGTCGGCCAAGACCCAGAAACCGGCCAAAAAAGAAAAGGAAGCCGGACCGCGCTAG
- a CDS encoding FtsW/RodA/SpoVE family cell cycle protein, whose amino-acid sequence MKKVFGAIGNYFRETDKLLLILCLFACGYGLLLLLITSQSPFMQSGSTAALFKIAGFSINRKMVVQVGAVLLGIIAAIIISNIDYEAITACWWIIAPIAVGLMVMTYFFGQDTGAADDKAWLIIPGIGIGFQPSELLKIAFIITFSLHLSHSGEHLNDPLNLVLLVVHGMIPVGLVALQGDDGTALVFVFIFLAMMFTAGVKLRYFVVGLSLIVVAIPLFWTYVLKDFQKDRFMIFLHPESDPLNLGLQQNNARMMIGSGQLTGKGIVESGSIKLPERENDFIFSVAGETFGFLGTLVLILILVAILLRIMRISSMAKDSVGSYLCIGMFATLMAQTFINIGMNICLMPVIGVTLPFFSAGGSSTSTLFLGIGLVLSVYIHSRPKTYQEKLHKRYPGRTQIKNPI is encoded by the coding sequence TTGAAAAAAGTCTTCGGTGCTATCGGCAATTACTTCCGCGAGACGGATAAGCTGTTGTTGATTCTATGCTTATTCGCCTGCGGTTACGGCCTTTTGCTGTTGCTGATCACATCCCAATCGCCCTTTATGCAATCCGGCAGTACGGCTGCCCTGTTCAAGATCGCTGGTTTTAGCATTAATCGAAAAATGGTCGTTCAAGTAGGCGCCGTCTTACTGGGGATCATCGCTGCCATTATTATCTCCAACATTGACTATGAGGCCATCACCGCTTGTTGGTGGATTATCGCTCCTATTGCGGTAGGGCTTATGGTGATGACCTATTTCTTCGGCCAGGATACTGGTGCGGCCGACGACAAGGCCTGGCTTATTATTCCAGGCATCGGCATCGGGTTCCAGCCGTCGGAACTGCTGAAAATCGCCTTTATTATCACTTTTTCCCTCCATTTATCCCATTCTGGAGAACATCTGAACGACCCTCTCAATCTGGTTCTCCTGGTGGTCCACGGCATGATCCCGGTGGGACTGGTGGCGCTCCAAGGGGACGACGGTACTGCCCTCGTATTCGTATTTATTTTCCTGGCGATGATGTTCACCGCCGGTGTAAAACTCCGTTATTTTGTGGTGGGATTGTCCCTTATCGTTGTGGCCATCCCTTTATTCTGGACTTACGTTTTAAAGGATTTCCAGAAAGATCGTTTTATGATCTTTCTACATCCGGAAAGCGATCCCTTGAATTTGGGGCTTCAGCAGAACAACGCCCGTATGATGATCGGCTCCGGACAGCTTACGGGAAAAGGCATTGTGGAAAGCGGAAGCATCAAACTCCCTGAACGAGAAAATGATTTTATCTTCTCTGTAGCGGGTGAAACCTTCGGTTTTTTAGGTACATTGGTACTTATTCTGATATTGGTGGCCATTTTGCTGCGCATTATGCGTATCTCTTCCATGGCCAAGGACTCCGTCGGCTCTTACCTATGCATCGGTATGTTCGCCACCTTGATGGCCCAAACCTTTATCAACATCGGTATGAACATCTGCTTGATGCCGGTAATCGGCGTAACGCTTCCGTTCTTCAGCGCCGGCGGTTCCTCTACCAGCACTTTGTTCCTCGGCATCGGATTGGTACTCAGCGTATACATCCACAGCCGTCCTAAGACCTATCAGGAAAAACTCCATAAGCGGTATCCCGGCCGCACTCAAATCAAAAATCCCATCTGA
- the upp gene encoding uracil phosphoribosyltransferase, whose amino-acid sequence MNDQLTVLSHPLVGHIMTELRDQNTSPHQFRALVRKLSMLLCYEATRDLPTVEKQVITPVAPAQGVMVDQSKLVFLPILRAGLGMLDGALELVPDASVGHLGMYRDEETLTPVHYYTKLPPQFEGRGAVILDPMLATGGSAVDAVEKAASYGPAWIKFLCILSAPQGIEKLSKAYPDVKIYTAAVDQCLNDHGYIVPGLGDAGDRIFGTVG is encoded by the coding sequence ATGAACGATCAGTTAACTGTTTTATCCCATCCCCTGGTGGGGCATATCATGACCGAACTGCGGGATCAAAATACTTCCCCGCATCAGTTTCGCGCTTTGGTGCGCAAGTTGTCGATGCTACTCTGTTACGAGGCGACCAGGGATCTTCCCACAGTGGAAAAGCAAGTCATTACTCCCGTAGCGCCGGCTCAGGGAGTGATGGTAGACCAATCCAAGCTGGTATTTTTGCCAATCCTGAGAGCTGGTTTGGGGATGCTGGATGGAGCGTTGGAGCTGGTTCCAGACGCTTCAGTAGGGCATTTGGGGATGTATCGGGATGAGGAAACGCTGACACCAGTTCATTATTATACGAAACTCCCTCCTCAATTTGAAGGGCGAGGAGCCGTTATCTTAGATCCCATGTTGGCTACCGGAGGTTCAGCGGTAGATGCTGTGGAAAAAGCAGCGTCGTATGGTCCGGCTTGGATCAAGTTTTTGTGTATCCTTTCGGCCCCTCAGGGGATTGAGAAATTATCCAAAGCCTATCCGGATGTAAAAATTTATACCGCGGCTGTAGATCAGTGTCTCAACGACCATGGATATATTGTGCCCGGTCTGGGCGACGCCGGTGACCGCATTTTTGGCACGGTAGGATAA
- a CDS encoding ATP-binding protein, with product MGYGREIYGAALDELSRRRGLVRQQQAQRRQEIAQKIPEVLEIERRLAQTSLEAARSVLGATGDIQQQMDRLTAHNKQLQQRYNTLLLQHGYPIDYLDLHPVCPICEDEGFTDDGQCQCLKELMRKEAYRRINSLTPIASCDFDHFSLEYYDLAPLEHGGVSPRQQMETILDYCQHYADTFSLHSSSILMQGPTGLGKTHLSLSIARAAIDRGFGVVYGSVQNLMSKLEQEKFGRGSNDDSARSLMECDLLILDDLGTEFTTQFVTASIYNLINSRLLSAKPTIINTNLTMQELNDKYTQRITSRIIGGYDRLVFMGRDIRQQKRMGY from the coding sequence ATGGGATACGGCCGGGAAATCTATGGGGCGGCTTTGGATGAGCTCTCCCGCCGGCGAGGTCTTGTCCGCCAGCAGCAGGCCCAACGTCGCCAGGAAATCGCTCAAAAAATCCCTGAGGTTCTGGAGATCGAGCGTCGTCTGGCCCAGACCAGTTTAGAAGCGGCCCGTTCGGTTTTGGGTGCTACTGGGGATATCCAACAGCAGATGGATCGTCTCACCGCCCACAACAAACAGCTTCAGCAACGGTACAACACCCTTCTCCTCCAGCATGGCTATCCCATCGATTATTTGGACCTGCATCCGGTTTGCCCTATCTGCGAGGACGAAGGTTTCACCGACGACGGTCAGTGCCAATGTCTCAAGGAGCTGATGCGCAAAGAGGCTTATCGCCGCATCAATTCCCTGACGCCCATTGCATCCTGTGATTTCGATCATTTTTCCCTGGAATACTACGATCTTGCCCCGCTGGAACACGGCGGTGTTTCGCCCCGCCAGCAGATGGAAACCATCCTGGACTACTGTCAGCATTACGCCGATACGTTTTCCCTTCATTCCTCCAGTATCTTGATGCAGGGTCCCACTGGTCTGGGTAAAACTCATCTATCGCTTTCCATCGCCAGAGCGGCCATAGACCGCGGCTTCGGTGTGGTGTATGGATCGGTGCAGAATCTTATGTCCAAGCTGGAGCAGGAAAAGTTCGGGCGCGGTTCAAACGACGACAGCGCCCGCAGTCTAATGGAATGCGATCTTCTGATTTTGGATGATTTGGGGACGGAATTCACCACCCAATTTGTCACCGCGTCGATTTATAATCTCATCAATTCCCGTCTGCTGTCGGCAAAGCCCACCATCATTAATACCAATCTCACAATGCAGGAGTTAAACGACAAATACACCCAGCGTATCACCTCCCGCATCATCGGCGGATATGATCGATTGGTGTTCATGGGACGGGATATCCGTCAGCAAAAGCGGATGGGATATTAA
- the tsaE gene encoding tRNA (adenosine(37)-N6)-threonylcarbamoyltransferase complex ATPase subunit type 1 TsaE has product MVFVSHSSAQTEQIGRQLAARLYPGSVVALYGGLGMGKTAFVRGLASGLDVDAKEVSSPTFALVHEHNGRLPLFHFDMYRVSGWDDLESTGFFDYLQRSGVVALEWSENVEGALPEDAIHVTIAPGEGTDDRIITILPDQS; this is encoded by the coding sequence ATGGTTTTTGTGTCCCATTCATCGGCGCAGACAGAGCAGATTGGCCGACAATTGGCAGCTCGATTGTATCCAGGCTCGGTGGTGGCTTTGTACGGCGGATTGGGTATGGGGAAAACCGCTTTTGTACGAGGGTTGGCGTCCGGTTTGGATGTGGATGCCAAGGAGGTATCCAGTCCGACCTTTGCATTGGTTCATGAACATAATGGACGTCTTCCTCTTTTTCACTTTGATATGTATCGTGTGTCCGGATGGGATGATTTAGAATCCACCGGATTTTTTGATTATTTGCAGCGTAGCGGCGTAGTGGCGTTGGAATGGAGCGAGAATGTGGAAGGAGCCCTTCCGGAGGATGCGATCCACGTAACCATCGCTCCCGGCGAGGGGACAGATGACCGGATCATCACCATCCTGCCGGATCAGTCCTAA
- a CDS encoding DnaD domain protein has product MQYGINLGAWNAVFAVPSAVVDKHLKLAGSAQLKALLWLLRHAGEKAGIDDVASAIGLSRLDTMDALQYWVEAGLLSPMDDGFAPSSSPSADETSVSSAKGSEPSAPALDADPVSEKQEAPVSTPSSPGKPSHIPAPSPKPDSREVLRRAQECEDIAFLLQETQIRFGRPLSPAEISTLVWLHDYNGLPTGVILMIIEFAQSREKCSMRYIEKVAVNWADEEIDTLEKAERKLAQIHTAQCNWNQLCSALGISSRSPSAREATYTERWMQEWSFSTDIIRMAYEECVNNTGNLNFSYMNKVLERWHKANVKTPKDVVAVLNKGKPNLNKSSLSGPASFDLDAYERMTQVMPGVKKEE; this is encoded by the coding sequence ATGCAATATGGTATTAATCTCGGCGCCTGGAACGCGGTTTTCGCTGTTCCAAGCGCCGTTGTAGACAAACATTTAAAATTGGCCGGTTCGGCCCAGCTCAAAGCTCTGCTCTGGCTTTTGCGTCATGCCGGCGAAAAAGCCGGTATCGACGATGTGGCAAGTGCCATCGGTCTCTCCCGGTTGGACACCATGGACGCCTTACAATATTGGGTGGAGGCCGGGCTCCTCAGCCCTATGGACGACGGATTTGCGCCGTCCTCTTCCCCATCGGCAGATGAGACATCCGTTTCATCTGCAAAGGGATCCGAGCCGTCGGCCCCCGCCTTGGACGCCGATCCTGTGTCGGAAAAACAGGAGGCCCCTGTTTCCACGCCTTCTTCTCCGGGAAAACCAAGCCATATTCCTGCCCCGTCCCCTAAGCCGGACAGCCGAGAGGTGTTGAGGCGCGCTCAGGAGTGCGAGGATATCGCTTTTCTTTTGCAGGAGACCCAAATCCGATTTGGACGTCCTCTTTCCCCTGCCGAGATCAGCACCCTTGTATGGCTCCACGATTACAACGGGCTTCCCACCGGCGTGATTTTAATGATTATCGAATTTGCCCAGTCCAGAGAAAAATGCAGCATGCGATACATCGAGAAAGTGGCCGTCAACTGGGCGGACGAGGAAATCGACACCCTAGAAAAGGCCGAACGTAAACTCGCCCAAATCCATACTGCCCAGTGCAATTGGAATCAGCTGTGTTCGGCTTTGGGCATTTCCTCCCGTTCCCCCAGCGCACGGGAAGCCACCTATACGGAACGCTGGATGCAGGAATGGTCCTTTTCCACCGATATCATCCGGATGGCTTATGAGGAATGTGTCAACAACACGGGCAACTTGAATTTTTCTTATATGAACAAAGTGCTGGAGCGGTGGCACAAGGCAAACGTCAAAACGCCCAAGGATGTAGTGGCCGTTTTGAACAAAGGGAAGCCCAATCTGAATAAAAGTTCCCTGAGCGGTCCGGCTTCGTTTGACTTGGACGCTTACGAGCGTATGACCCAGGTGATGCCTGGAGTAAAAAAGGAGGAATGA
- the tsaB gene encoding tRNA (adenosine(37)-N6)-threonylcarbamoyltransferase complex dimerization subunit type 1 TsaB, whose amino-acid sequence MRILAIDSTAVSASCALMEEQKLTAEFYMNCGLTHSETLMPMINDVLRYTDTTPQEIDYLAVAAGPGSFTGVRIGVAAIKGMALALDLPCVGVSTLEAMAWNLVGREKTTVCAVMDARCKQVYQAFFEVDETSVTRRCEDRATSIEQLGQEIVKANEPVMLVGDGAQLCMQELKSTGLVQLAPLAIRYQRASGVAQAAEKEIHLGNILNGDQLRPVYLRLPQAERELKKKIQSGGDPV is encoded by the coding sequence GTGCGAATTTTAGCAATTGATTCCACCGCTGTATCAGCATCCTGTGCGCTGATGGAGGAGCAAAAGCTGACGGCGGAGTTTTATATGAACTGTGGGCTGACCCACAGTGAAACCTTGATGCCCATGATAAACGACGTGCTGAGGTATACAGATACAACACCGCAAGAGATCGATTATCTGGCAGTGGCCGCCGGTCCGGGATCTTTTACCGGAGTGCGCATCGGCGTAGCGGCCATCAAGGGAATGGCGTTGGCGCTTGACCTGCCTTGCGTAGGGGTTTCTACGCTGGAGGCCATGGCCTGGAACTTGGTGGGCCGTGAAAAAACTACCGTATGCGCAGTGATGGACGCTCGTTGCAAACAGGTGTATCAGGCTTTTTTTGAGGTGGATGAGACATCGGTGACGAGGCGATGTGAGGATCGAGCCACTTCCATTGAACAGTTGGGACAGGAAATTGTAAAGGCGAATGAACCGGTTATGCTGGTGGGAGATGGCGCACAGCTCTGTATGCAAGAGTTGAAGAGCACAGGGCTTGTACAATTAGCGCCTTTGGCCATCCGATATCAAAGGGCCAGCGGCGTAGCCCAAGCAGCCGAGAAGGAAATCCATTTAGGAAACATTTTAAATGGTGACCAACTGCGGCCTGTTTATTTAAGATTACCTCAGGCAGAGCGGGAATTAAAAAAGAAAATTCAATCAGGAGGGGATCCGGTATGA
- the rpiB gene encoding ribose 5-phosphate isomerase B — MIALGCDHGGFELKEAIRRHLEENHVEYRDFGIYETQSVDYPTIGSAVSHAVADGQCKLGILCCGTGIGMSIAANKVKGIRAACCSDYFSAKYTRLHNDANVLCLGGRVLGEGLALELVDVFLNTEFEGGRHQRRIDMLSQIERDEL; from the coding sequence ATGATCGCATTGGGATGTGACCACGGTGGATTTGAGCTCAAAGAAGCCATCCGTCGGCATTTGGAAGAGAATCATGTGGAGTATCGCGACTTTGGCATTTATGAGACCCAGTCGGTAGATTATCCGACTATAGGGAGTGCGGTATCCCATGCGGTGGCCGACGGCCAATGTAAACTGGGTATCCTCTGTTGTGGTACGGGTATCGGCATGTCCATAGCGGCAAATAAAGTCAAAGGGATAAGGGCGGCTTGCTGTTCCGATTATTTTTCCGCCAAATACACCAGACTCCACAACGACGCCAATGTTTTATGTCTGGGTGGACGAGTACTGGGAGAGGGTCTGGCACTGGAGCTGGTGGATGTGTTTTTAAACACCGAGTTCGAGGGAGGCCGTCATCAGCGCCGCATCGATATGTTGTCTCAGATTGAAAGGGACGAGCTTTAA
- the dprA gene encoding DNA-processing protein DprA — protein MNDQNDVIGWIWLQKALGVASPKVRAIHQAYGSARQFYDAGPTEWRLSGLVTAADVHKLCDTDFAQCEKIIDDCQRLHYQILTPDQEGYPNRLLNIDDYPAVLYIWGDLGDVDNEILISMVGTRMASPYGRNVAGRLSTTLAKAGAVIVSGAAYGIDTVCHKGALRGGGRTIAVLGCGIDTRYLVENEQLRRTISQNGAVISEYPPGAAAAPRNFPIRNRLISGLSLGTVVIEAGVRSGSLITAHRAIEQGRDVFAVPGSIMSEYSAGCNKLLGECAKPVGCAYDILSEYVDQYPHCIRLDLPEVHEKAHSDMKPWESKPSPVQSRPSAASESKPRSVLKRPVTKTKDALGDGSSQKEPYRQEVQEAALPSSLSLTPEAKQLYRLLDETPQHVDELAHKSGLTSYVVAAAMTELEIAHLIRPHVGRRFSRIVVRRRS, from the coding sequence ATGAACGACCAAAACGACGTGATCGGTTGGATCTGGCTGCAAAAGGCGTTGGGAGTAGCCAGTCCAAAGGTACGCGCCATTCATCAGGCCTATGGCTCGGCCCGTCAATTTTACGATGCGGGACCAACGGAATGGCGGTTATCGGGGCTTGTGACGGCCGCCGATGTTCACAAGTTGTGCGATACGGACTTCGCTCAATGTGAAAAAATCATCGACGATTGTCAGAGGCTCCACTATCAAATCCTAACGCCCGATCAGGAAGGGTATCCCAACCGCCTTTTAAATATTGACGACTATCCTGCGGTGTTATACATTTGGGGCGACCTGGGCGACGTAGACAATGAGATTCTCATCTCCATGGTCGGGACGCGAATGGCTTCACCCTACGGACGAAATGTGGCTGGACGTCTTTCAACAACCTTGGCAAAAGCGGGAGCTGTGATTGTCAGCGGCGCCGCTTATGGGATTGACACAGTATGTCATAAAGGTGCGCTGCGGGGAGGCGGACGGACTATCGCCGTGTTGGGATGCGGCATTGATACGCGGTATCTGGTGGAAAATGAACAGCTTCGCCGGACCATTTCCCAAAACGGCGCTGTTATTTCAGAGTATCCGCCGGGAGCAGCAGCTGCACCCCGTAATTTTCCCATCCGCAACCGTCTGATTTCCGGTTTATCCTTGGGAACGGTGGTAATCGAAGCCGGTGTCCGCAGTGGTTCCCTGATCACAGCTCACAGAGCTATCGAACAAGGTCGGGATGTATTTGCTGTTCCGGGCAGTATTATGAGCGAATACTCTGCCGGATGCAACAAACTGCTAGGCGAATGCGCTAAACCGGTGGGTTGCGCTTATGATATTTTATCGGAGTACGTGGATCAGTATCCTCATTGCATCCGCCTGGATTTACCAGAGGTGCATGAAAAGGCCCACAGCGATATGAAACCGTGGGAGAGTAAGCCATCGCCGGTCCAATCGAGGCCGTCGGCTGCATCGGAGTCAAAACCACGGTCGGTTCTAAAAAGGCCGGTTACAAAGACTAAGGATGCGCTTGGAGACGGATCATCTCAAAAAGAGCCATACCGTCAAGAGGTACAGGAAGCGGCGCTTCCATCCAGCTTGTCGTTGACGCCAGAGGCAAAACAGCTCTACCGACTTCTGGATGAAACACCGCAGCATGTGGATGAACTGGCTCATAAAAGCGGCCTGACCTCTTATGTTGTGGCGGCAGCCATGACAGAGCTGGAAATCGCTCATTTAATTCGTCCGCATGTGGGACGACGGTTTTCCCGGATTGTGGTACGCCGCCGGTCCTAA
- a CDS encoding TrmH family RNA methyltransferase has product MVFQLDSRENPKVKHFIRLLNNGKYREEQGLFAIEGARLCMDALQSGIPIAELFYTEEAAKKYNTIVADLGQKALKTYQISEGIAKKMGDTTHPQGVFCTCKTLDKPDDLVTIGTDSRILAMENIQDPANLGAMLRTAEAVGIKGVICSAGCCDMYHPKVLRASMGAVFRLSVRLEENLPKMLRGLTGMGVLTMAAVPDASACPVTSLRFDRSAVAVIGNEGNGLTKEAIEACEVRVTIPMKGRAESLNASMAAGILMWEMLR; this is encoded by the coding sequence TTGGTATTTCAGTTGGACAGCCGGGAAAATCCGAAAGTAAAGCATTTTATAAGGCTTCTGAACAACGGAAAATATCGGGAGGAACAAGGGCTTTTCGCCATCGAAGGCGCGAGGCTTTGTATGGATGCTTTGCAAAGTGGAATACCAATAGCGGAACTTTTTTACACCGAAGAAGCGGCAAAAAAGTATAATACAATTGTCGCGGATTTGGGACAAAAGGCATTGAAAACCTATCAAATTTCCGAAGGGATTGCTAAAAAAATGGGCGATACCACCCATCCCCAGGGGGTATTTTGCACCTGTAAGACGCTTGACAAACCAGATGACTTGGTTACAATAGGAACAGACAGCCGCATCTTGGCCATGGAAAACATCCAAGACCCTGCCAATCTAGGCGCCATGCTTCGTACCGCTGAAGCGGTGGGGATAAAGGGAGTAATTTGTTCGGCTGGATGCTGTGATATGTACCATCCCAAAGTGCTGAGAGCTTCTATGGGAGCGGTCTTTCGATTGTCCGTCCGGCTGGAAGAAAACCTGCCCAAAATGCTTCGAGGTTTGACGGGGATGGGCGTGCTGACTATGGCGGCGGTACCGGATGCGTCGGCATGTCCGGTGACCTCGCTTCGGTTTGACAGAAGTGCAGTGGCGGTGATCGGAAATGAGGGCAACGGTTTAACCAAAGAGGCCATTGAGGCGTGCGAGGTCCGTGTGACTATCCCCATGAAGGGCCGTGCAGAATCCTTAAATGCGTCCATGGCAGCTGGTATTCTCATGTGGGAGATGCTGCGGTAA